ttgAGGAAATGAGAACCAAAACCACAAAAGAACACCTCTTTACACCCATTGAAATCAGAAAGagaggggtacctgagtggctcagtgatcctggggtcctgggatcgagtcccacattgggctccctgcagggagcctgcttctccctctgcctatgtctctgcctctgtctctcacaaataaataaataaaatcttaaaaaagaaaagaaaagaaaaagccttgTCAACCTGATTGAAAAGTGGGCAAAGGGTGGGACACTTCATAGAAAAGTAGACTCAAATGACCGAATAAGCAAATGAACGTGTTCAACCtcatttgtaactttttaaaaagaaaacttttaaaaatgagatgccATTTTTTATCCTTCATATTAGCAGAAAATGCCAACGCTAGCAAGGGTGTGCAGGCATTGGCACTCATCGCGGTGTGTGTGTGAACTGATGCAACATTTTGGAATGGCACTTGAGCAATAGCTACCCACATTTCATGTGTTCGTGAAACCATGCATGTTCCACAGCTAGAAAGTTACCTTACAGTGACACAGACCAAAGGTTACCAAGATATGTAAGAATGCTCGTGGCAAAACTGCtggttatagaaaaaaataaaaccaagcaaaacaaaacaaatgggacCAACCAAAGAATCCAGAGGCAAGGGGCAGACGATGAAGTGATGCACTACATCCTCTACTCCCTGAGCCACACCAGCGTcacctctgcctggaatgttccaAAAGCCTTGACATGGCTCTTCATGCATCCTCTTGTGTCCCCCTACTTTGCCCAAGTTCAACCCTCATTCTGTAGCTAGGGACATCTTTTAGAATGCAAATTTGATTACTTTACACATATGCACATTCTGCTTGATTCCCTTCCAAAGGCTTGCCACTGCTCCAAGATAAAgcccaaacttctttttttttaagaccttatttatttatgcatgagagacatagagagagagagagagagagagagaggcagagacataggcaaagggagaagcaggctccatgcagagagcccgacgtgtaactcaatccccagtctccaggatcatgccctgggctgaaggcggcgttaaaccgcagagccacccgggctgcccaagcccAAACTTCTTATTGTGTGGCCTACAAGGTGCTGCCATGGTCTGACCTGCCTTATCCCTCCAGGGGGATAAGGATGCTGTCCCTCCAGCCTTATCTTGGGCAGGCTCCAGTCTCCACTTCCCTCCCTCATACAGTACTGGCCCCCACCCCTGGACGTTTGCACATGCTATTCCATATGCTTAGAATcggtctgtttgtttgtttgtttaaattttcctctgggtttctttgtgtgtgtgtgtgtgtgtgtgtgtgtgtgtgtgtgtgtctaaagtcatattttttactttatactttccaatatttaagaaaaaaataaatgaaatgctatAAAGAATCTTAAAGCAACAACATTATTCCTATTGTTTGCTTGGCCTTTCCCCAAAGCATCACATTCTGACATGATCCTAAATTGCTTATTGTTCAAACAGACAACTTTTCATCTGTCTGTATTTACTAATGATCAATAATGAGGGTGTCTGCTTGATAAgaacatttcattccttttttattttcacagaaaaggaaCTCAGCTGGCAGATGCCTCCTTTGCAGGCCTTCTGGCCGATCCCACATATGTTAGGCACTGGAAACAGGACAAACCTTACACTGGAATCACAATCCCTCTGATTGCACCTGTCCAGACAATCTCCAATCAAACCCCCAGATATTCATCTCCTTACTGGCTACTTTGTCTGCAAAGCAAATTTTTGTAAGTTGTATTATGGTTTCTTCTTGACAATAtaccaccagaaaaaaaataaggggatGAGTGCCAGAAGTAATAAAAATCCTGTTTAATAACTTggccagtctttaaaaaaaatcatgtatttaaagaaaaatcaagagaagagaaatactaaagattagagcagaactcaatgaaagagaaaccagaagaacagtagaacagatcaatgaaactaggaattggtttgttgaaagaattaataagatagataaacccttagccagacttattaaaaagaaaagagaaaagactcaaattaataacaCCATGGATGAAAGAGGAGCGATCACAACCAAtggcaaggaaatacaaatggatTTTAAGAACATATAATGAGCAACTAcataccaacaaattaggcaatctggaagaaatggatgcattcctggaaacttctaaattaccaaaactgaaacaggaagaaatagaaagcctgaacaggccaataaccagcaaggaaattgaagcagtcatcaaaaacctcccaagaaacaagagtccagggccagatggcttcccaggggaattctatcaaacgtttaaagaagaaataatacctattctactgaagctgtttcaaaagatagaaatgaaaagaaaacttccaaactcatcctgtgaagccagcattaccttgactcccaaaaccagacaaagaccccatcaaaaaggggaattacagaccaatacccGTGATGAACACGGATGTcaaaatactcaccaagatactagtcaataggatccaacagtacattaaaaggattattcaccacgaccaagtgggatttattcctgggatgcaagggtggttcaacaatcacaaatcaatcaacatgatacatcacattaatgaaagaaaagacaagaactatgatctggggctcctgggtggttcagtggttgagcatctgcctttggttcaggtcatgaccccaaggtcccgGGGtcatgaagtcccacatcgggctccccacagggagcctgcttctccctctgcctgtgtctctgcctgtctctctgtgtctcaaataaataaataaataaataaataaataaataaatggaggccCTTTTGATGtttaaatatgaattataagGAAGTAGAATGCTGTACTCAGCAAGAAATCTTGGCTTTCTCTGGCCAACCGAGAAAGAATTAGGGAGACAGCCGTTTATTGATCCCCCATGTCCACCACCgctagagacacagaggggagtGGAGGCAGATTCTCTGCCTGTCTGGTCCCTACTGTCCTGTGCTCATTGTCCAGCACAGACAATAATTACCTGATAGTAGACTGAATAGGGAGCAAATGGATGGTGCCGGATGGTGGATTCATACAGATTGGTGTTAATTGGCCTGTTGTTAGttccaaagaacaaagaacaaaggggCTGCTGAACGAGTGActgggggggggtgaggggtgaggggcctCAGCGAGATGGCCCGGTCTTCAGAAAGTGACCATAACTCTAGCTGACAGCTTGGATGTTGGTCAGATGCCCAgagccaaacaaaataaaactaggtGCAAAACAGCACACACAATGCGATCCCACCTACGTTTAAAAAGTGTTTTGGAGTCATTCTGTGCGGTCATGTCTGTGCTGATGCCGCAGCTGCTGAGGGGCCTAACAGGCCTCACCCAGCGGCTCCCGGTGCAGCGTGCCCAGATCCATTCCAAGCCGCCGTGGGAGCAGCTCAGGACCATGGATGTTGCCGTTGGGCTCACCTCCTGCTTCCTGTGTTTCCTCCTGCCATCGGGCTGGGTCCTGTCACATCTGGAGAGCTACAAGAAGCGGGAGTGAAGGGGGCTGTCCTGTCCCTCACCCTGTGACCTGACCACCCCTGGCCTGGCCTGATCATGTCTACTGCATTCCTGGCCGGCCTTCCATGGATCATGTCCTTCAGTTACAGTGACCTCTTCTACAATCATGACCTCTTGATTTCTCCATGGTGACATCCTGGGACCAAACATTTTGGTTTATAAGGCCCCACTCAGTAGGGCCCTCCTTGTcacaataaaatctatttaaaccttgaaaaaaaaaagtgttttgattgcatataaaattatggaaagaaatagaagaatccGGTATAGTTTTTGATTTCAAGACACAAGACCGGTAAGTGAGCCCCCACAACctagggagggaggtgggggggcgggaaccaaaagtattttattttttattgtatgccATTCTGTATTTTTCATGTTGACATGTTTACCATgagcatgtattacttttatgaTTTATCAAAGTAGCTCCATCTTCATAACTCTCTGGAAAGACGTGGCCTTTCTCCTGGACTTTCCATGCTGGAGAAATCCACTACGGTGCATCTGGAGTGTGACGGCCAggccggggctgccctcccaccGGGGACGTTCCCCACCCCGGGAATGGTGGGTGGCCACGGCCAACTGCTGCAAACCTTCAGAAGAAATGAGCACTCTCTTCCCATTGCTGAGACGGTCCTGCCTTGTCCTGCCTTTCCTCTTCTGACCATTGGATGTCAAGGGCCAACAGAGGGTGTTTCTCACACCAGAGAAACAGGGGAGTTATGTGGCTCACACACAGACCTGGGTCACCCACCAGGGCCTGGGGGTCCACAAGGAGATAAGTCCTCCTCTACCTGAAGGACCAACGGGCACAGTAGATGGAATAGCTGATAGCCAGTGTCAGCTAGAGACTGTCCAGTCCAAGCCAGTGTGCCTGGgatctccctccaccctccccactcTCCTCTGCACCCAGGAGCCTCACTTGCACCCGCAGCCTCGATGTGCTCCCTGGCCTCTGGCTTCCTCTCGGGTGTGGCCAGTGGGAGGCCCAGCAAGAGGAAGACACGAGTGCCAGGGTGTCTATTCTCCTGCTATCACCCTGTGGGCATGCCTGCAGATCACTGTGTCATGAGCAAGGTCATTACTCCTGTCAAAGTGCCTTCCAGGTGCCTGGAACTGGCCCCTGCCCTTGTCTCTTGGGGCTGTACAGGTCCCAGGTCCCTGCACGACGCCCCTCACCTGCACCCCGCTATAATCTCCCCCTTTATtaaattcttctcaaattattcatgCTTGCCTGTGCCATTTGTTCCTTCATGGATCCTGTTAATAGAACATTTGTCTACAGAGATACCCAGAGGGACATTCATCTCTGGACTGTAAGGGCAAAAACATGTGTCACAAATGGTACAGTCCACCCCACAAAATGAAAACCATGGAAATACAGGTCCCTGCCTGCATCCTACCATCCACACAGGCTGCTTCCCGCCACAGGACTGGTAAGAACCTTCCACCAGTGCAAGGAAGGGAGGGATTCTGGTAGAGTCCATAGGACCAACTGGGTGTCCTACAACCATCCCTGTCACACAAGACCCAGGACATCCCCTTTCTGCTGCAGGGGGCTTATCATGGGCTTCTAGTCCTGATCTTAGTGCTGCTCTGCGTGCTTCTGTAACCACCAATTTCTACAGCTTTTGCATCCTTGCAATCTAAACTGAACATTTCTAGCTGCCTTCATCACACATAAGCAGGCTGTCTGatgctcttgctctgtctctccagCATGAGTCCCATTGGTGACATATGGCCACTGCTGTGTGGACAGGAGGGGCACTTTACTGCCTTCTGATGCAGTGGCCTTCCACCAGGTGAGCTCACCGGCACCTGCCCTTCCCCATCAACACATCCTGGGTCTCATGATTAAATATTTCCAGCTAGGGTTGCTCCCAAGAAGCCTAGGGCCATACTTTGCTTCCTGCCTGACCCAATACACTAAGAAAGAGGTTGGTTTAAATTCTCTCTGGAAGCTGGGAGTTgctgctggcttttttttttttttttttttaagggagcaCACAAGGAGTCCTGTTGCTGTAGGTGAGCCCTAAACCCCACATAAGAACTTTGCAAGACAGTATTTGAAGACAGAGATTCGGAACATTCATCCTTCGGAGTGCCAGGGTCCTGAACATGAGGAAGTCTGAGTCCTAACCCGACTCTGTCATGTTTGAGACGTGATTTACCTTTCCAGGCCTCAGCATTCCCATCTGTGAGATGGGGGCAATCAGACAAGAGTGTCTCTTAACACTCTCAGACTTAATGTGAAGAGGTCGGCTGTGATTCCTAAGGAGGAATAGAACCTTCTCTTTCAGGACTCACAGGCTATCCAGTGGGATCTGTCCTGGGGCCCTAACTCCCACCCTGAGACAGTGGGATGGGCCACGTGATCAGACAAGGCTCATTTCTACCCTACAACCTCACAGTCATCTTTCCTTGCAGAACAAGGTGGCGTGTGAATCATGTCCTCGGGCTTTCCGTGGCCCCCAACAGGTGCTCATCCCTGCTTGCCACATTGATGCTTGACTTTAGAGAAAGCTGTGACTTTCCTTCAACCGGTTTTTACTGTCAAAGCCACCTGTGAACTGTGTTCAGACGGGGGTACAAATTAGTCACAGTGACTCTGATCTGCAGACACAGGAAGGCCATCCCGAGTGAGTCTGCCCCACAGGACGCTGGCCCCAGGGCAAAGGGAAGAGAGGCCCATCTTCCATGCCAGAGGCCACGCTGCTGCCCACCAGA
The Canis lupus baileyi chromosome 2, mCanLup2.hap1, whole genome shotgun sequence genome window above contains:
- the LOC140610315 gene encoding cytochrome c oxidase subunit 8A, mitochondrial-like; translation: MSVLMPQLLRGLTGLTQRLPVQRAQIHSKPPWEQLRTMDVAVGLTSCFLCFLLPSGWVLSHLESYKKRE